The following proteins are encoded in a genomic region of Cataglyphis hispanica isolate Lineage 1 chromosome 1, ULB_Chis1_1.0, whole genome shotgun sequence:
- the LOC126854542 gene encoding acyl-CoA:lysophosphatidylglycerol acyltransferase 1-like: protein MTDSASSTFVRIISNVVTLLKCVARTAFVILNNVYCIPTYAVWMMLLFPVKVYQPQVYWRIEGLFFHWLLAMVSMWTWSAGYDIIEQGDDIQQIINEKTLVIANHQSTGDVPILMTTFNAKPNVLPNLMWIMDRVFKFTNFGIVSILHQDFFIVSGRKRREESLKQLEKHLKDSYIPRDRKWMVLFPEGGFLCKRRETSQKYAKKNNLPILENVTLPRVGAMQTIFDTLGPASSKNMQDQQLNSRPNMTVAKPEISWILDITIAYPQGKPLDLPTIITGSRSPCETVLFYRLFPSSVVPREPEQLSKWLYERWVEKEALLEHFYKYGTFLGTKGSDRSGSKVHQDPLRFLVLHLFFITSSYIHYSMLAYVLSYFW from the exons ATGACTGACTCTGCCTCCTCTACTTTCGTCAG aatAATTAGCAACGTAGTGACTTTATTGAAATGTGTTGCTCGGACGGCATTTGTGATATTGAACAATGTCTACTGTATACCTACATATGCAGTATGGATGATGTTATTGTTTCCTGTAAAAGTATATCAACCTCAAGTGTATTGGCGAATCGAGGGCCTATTTTTTCACTGGTTGTTGGCAATGGTATCAATGTGGACTTGGTCTGCAGGTTACGACA TAATAGAACAAGGTGATGACATACAGcagattataaatgaaaaaacattAGTTATAGCAAATCATCAGAGTACTGGTGATGTTCCTATATTAATGACAACATTTAATGCCAAACCAAATGTTTTACCCAATTTAATGTGGATAATGGATAGAGTATTCAAATTTACTAACTTTGGAATTGTTTCTATATTACATCaagatttctttattgtaTCA GGCCGCAAACGAAGGGAAGAAAGTTTAAAACAATTAGAGAAACATCTTAAAGATTCTTATATACCACGGGATAGAAAATGGATGGTACTTTTCCCAGAAGGAGGTTTTCTGTGCAAAAGACGGGAAACTTCGCAAaaatatgctaaaaaaaataatttacctaTTCTTGAAAATGTAACTTTGCCAAGAGTAGGAGCCATGCAAACGATATTTGATACTCTTGGACCAGCATCAAGCAAGAATATGCAAGATCAACAATTAAACAGTCGACCAA atatgacAGTAGCTAAGCCAGAAATTAGTTGGATTCTTGACATAACAATAGCGTATCCTCAAGGTAAACCACTTGACTTACCTACTATTATAACTGGTTCGAGATCCCCGTGTGAGACGGTATTATTCTATCGACTTTTTCCTAGTTCAGTG GTTCCTCGCGAACCAGAACAATTATCTAAATGGTTGTATGAGAGATGGGTAGAAAAAGAAGCGCTCTTGgagcatttttataaatatggaacGTTTCTTGGTACAAAAGGATCAGACAGAAGTGGTTCCAAAGTACATCAGGATCCACTAAGATTCCTAGTCCTTCATTTATTCTTCATAACTTCTAGTTATATTCATTATAGTATGCTTGCATACGTGCTATCTTACTTTtggtaa